A region of Antedon mediterranea chromosome 8, ecAntMedi1.1, whole genome shotgun sequence DNA encodes the following proteins:
- the LOC140056709 gene encoding beta-secretase 1-like isoform X2 yields MTRIFIFEVNCLKLIIVFTSLIFLNGIECYLSVPLKTVNEREKSEEVVTQVQEIDRAVIPNDQDVLDASKPLIKANVGGKPGLGFYIELGIGTPPQELSILVDTGSSNFAVAAAAHPFVTSYYEPHNSSTYETTAVDVFVPYTQGEWHGRLGTDMVTIPSSPNSTVRANIVGIYSSEKFFINGSEWQGILGMAYNSIARPDSSVTPYFDSLVGGTTVSDIFSMQLCTPFSIGNNSSIDSSGSMTIGGIDPDLYDGKMFFTRIKRKWYYDVTVTDMGVNGHSLSLDCKEYNFDKSIVDSGTTDLRLPQKVYKKLMSTLANQIEDVYVPDTFWKGTELMCWDIGTVPFNRFPTVYLDLEGPEDDTSFRLTIPPEQYIRWVNGNEPGKDCYKTGFASSTTGTVIGAVVMEGYYVVFDRQNNRVGFAVSKCAVVNGNESLVKISGLRVKANSKECIYDTSDSDSVLVVISYVLAGLCVLSVLPVFILYGYHNLKNMFKKRMSDDHSTDGEPLHQPLDQTTENRDDAITDSQSQQW; encoded by the exons ATGACGCggatttttatatttgaagtCAATTGCTTAAagttaataattgtgtttacaTCTTTAATCTTTCTCAATGGAATTGAGTGTTACTTGAGTGTCCCACTTAAGACAGTGAATGAACGAGAGAAGTCTGAAGAAGTTGTAACACAAGTGCAGGAAATTGACAGAGCTGTTATTCCGAACGACCAGGATGTGCTGGATGCTTCGAAACCTCTTATAAAGGCTAATGTTGGTGGCAAACCTGGGTTAGGTTTTTATATAGAATTGGGTATTGGTACCCCACCGCAAGAG TTAAGTATATTGGTGGATACTGGTAGTAGTAATTTTGCTGTAGCTGCAGCGGCGCACCCGTTTGTTACCAGCTATTATGAACCACACAA TTCATCAACATACGAAACAACTGCGGTAGATGTTTTCGTTCCCTACACGCAAGGAGAATGGCACGGCCGTCTTGGCACAGATATGGTTACCATACCAAGCAGTCCAAATTCAACTGTTCGTGCAAATATTGTGGGCATTTATAGTTCAGAAAAGTTTTTCATCAATGGATCAGAGTGGCAAGGGATTCTGGGAATGGCATACAATTCAATTGCACGG CCGGACAGTTCTGTGACACCGTATTTTGACTCTCTAGTAGGCGGTACTACTGTCAGTGACATATTTTCTATGCAGCTGTGTACGCCATTTTCAATAGGAAACAACTCAAGTATAGACTCAAGTGGATCTATG ACAATAGGTGGTATAGATCCCGACTTATATGatggaaaaatgttttttacaagAATAAAACGTAAATGGTACTATGACGTCACTGTCACAGACATGGGTGTAAACGGTCACAGTCTATCACTTGATTGTAAAGAG TATAATTTTGATAAATCTATAGTTGACAGTGGAACAACAGATTTACGTCTACCTCAAAAAGTTTATAAAAAGTTGATGTCTACTTTAGCAAATCAAATTGAAGAT gTGTATGTTCCAGACACATTTTGGAAGGGAACCGAACTAATGTGTTGGGATATAGGAACCGTACCATTTAATCGTTTTCCAACTGTTTATTTAGACTTAGAAGGACCAGAAGATGACACTTCATTTAGACTTACCATTCCACCTGAG cAATACATACGATGGGTGAATGGAAACGAACCTGGAAAAGACTGTTATAAGACCGGCTTTGCTTCTTCTACTACAG gtacTGTAATAGGTGCTGTTGTCATGGAAGGCTACTATGTTGTGTTTGACAGACAAAACAACAGAGTAGGTTTTGCTGTGTCCAAATGTGCAG TGGTAAATGGAAATGAATCACTGGTCAAAATCAGTGGTCTTCGGGTCAAAG CTAACAGCAAGGAATGTATATACGACACGTCTGACTCAGATTCAGTACTTGTTGTCATCTCCTACGTGTTGGCCGGTCTCTGCGTACTTAGCGTGTTACCCGTATTTATCTTGTACGGCTATCATAATCTAAagaatatgtttaaaaaacgAATGTCAGATGACCATTCTACCGACGGTGAGCCTTTACATCAACCGTTGGACCAAACTACAGAAAACAGAGATGATGCAATAACAGATTCTCAAAGTCAACAATGGTAA
- the LOC140056709 gene encoding beta-secretase 1-like isoform X1 yields MTRIFIFEVNCLKLIIVFTSLIFLNGIECYLSVPLKTVNEREKSEEVVTQVQEIDRAVIPNDQDVLDASKPLIKANVGGKPGLGFYIELGIGTPPQELSILVDTGSSNFAVAAAAHPFVTSYYEPHNSSTYETTAVDVFVPYTQGEWHGRLGTDMVTIPSSPNSTVRANIVGIYSSEKFFINGSEWQGILGMAYNSIARPDSSVTPYFDSLVGGTTVSDIFSMQLCTPFSIGNNSSIDSSGSMTIGGIDPDLYDGKMFFTRIKRKWYYDVTVTDMGVNGHSLSLDCKEYNFDKSIVDSGTTDLRLPQKVYKKLMSTLANQIEDVYVPDTFWKGTELMCWDIGTVPFNRFPTVYLDLEGPEDDTSFRLTIPPEQYIRWVNGNEPGKDCYKTGFASSTTGTVIGAVVMEGYYVVFDRQNNRVGFAVSKCAENRVHRSKFSPDNDMFDDSNSKECIYDTSDSDSVLVVISYVLAGLCVLSVLPVFILYGYHNLKNMFKKRMSDDHSTDGEPLHQPLDQTTENRDDAITDSQSQQW; encoded by the exons ATGACGCggatttttatatttgaagtCAATTGCTTAAagttaataattgtgtttacaTCTTTAATCTTTCTCAATGGAATTGAGTGTTACTTGAGTGTCCCACTTAAGACAGTGAATGAACGAGAGAAGTCTGAAGAAGTTGTAACACAAGTGCAGGAAATTGACAGAGCTGTTATTCCGAACGACCAGGATGTGCTGGATGCTTCGAAACCTCTTATAAAGGCTAATGTTGGTGGCAAACCTGGGTTAGGTTTTTATATAGAATTGGGTATTGGTACCCCACCGCAAGAG TTAAGTATATTGGTGGATACTGGTAGTAGTAATTTTGCTGTAGCTGCAGCGGCGCACCCGTTTGTTACCAGCTATTATGAACCACACAA TTCATCAACATACGAAACAACTGCGGTAGATGTTTTCGTTCCCTACACGCAAGGAGAATGGCACGGCCGTCTTGGCACAGATATGGTTACCATACCAAGCAGTCCAAATTCAACTGTTCGTGCAAATATTGTGGGCATTTATAGTTCAGAAAAGTTTTTCATCAATGGATCAGAGTGGCAAGGGATTCTGGGAATGGCATACAATTCAATTGCACGG CCGGACAGTTCTGTGACACCGTATTTTGACTCTCTAGTAGGCGGTACTACTGTCAGTGACATATTTTCTATGCAGCTGTGTACGCCATTTTCAATAGGAAACAACTCAAGTATAGACTCAAGTGGATCTATG ACAATAGGTGGTATAGATCCCGACTTATATGatggaaaaatgttttttacaagAATAAAACGTAAATGGTACTATGACGTCACTGTCACAGACATGGGTGTAAACGGTCACAGTCTATCACTTGATTGTAAAGAG TATAATTTTGATAAATCTATAGTTGACAGTGGAACAACAGATTTACGTCTACCTCAAAAAGTTTATAAAAAGTTGATGTCTACTTTAGCAAATCAAATTGAAGAT gTGTATGTTCCAGACACATTTTGGAAGGGAACCGAACTAATGTGTTGGGATATAGGAACCGTACCATTTAATCGTTTTCCAACTGTTTATTTAGACTTAGAAGGACCAGAAGATGACACTTCATTTAGACTTACCATTCCACCTGAG cAATACATACGATGGGTGAATGGAAACGAACCTGGAAAAGACTGTTATAAGACCGGCTTTGCTTCTTCTACTACAG gtacTGTAATAGGTGCTGTTGTCATGGAAGGCTACTATGTTGTGTTTGACAGACAAAACAACAGAGTAGGTTTTGCTGTGTCCAAATGTGCAG AAAATAGAGTACATAGGTCTAAATTTTCCCCCGATAATGATATGTTTGATGACT CTAACAGCAAGGAATGTATATACGACACGTCTGACTCAGATTCAGTACTTGTTGTCATCTCCTACGTGTTGGCCGGTCTCTGCGTACTTAGCGTGTTACCCGTATTTATCTTGTACGGCTATCATAATCTAAagaatatgtttaaaaaacgAATGTCAGATGACCATTCTACCGACGGTGAGCCTTTACATCAACCGTTGGACCAAACTACAGAAAACAGAGATGATGCAATAACAGATTCTCAAAGTCAACAATGGTAA
- the LOC140056889 gene encoding uncharacterized protein yields the protein MNQTSNIEGLDSSNSDKKDRKKTFILIWISVFVVVIIIGMSLGFMFKGAAFKKQILPFKLFVDDDFEFNEGASANIVLTYEPMNAKIASISWFKINKEEDKTDHIVTFNTGLITTNKEAKRTRMKAIGSGNVYSGPMDGSSNDLVRPYFILDNNYDEIKDNNQSTSAHKQQGYDYIPYETSGTLKKSDNKDLNRYAVEFGEPGSFKLTIDDLIPYDAGLYKLTVLMKNDETHVKSFMLSVEPKLVAHVRNVQVEEASESSSIVCEIFPKTSAIRTTTWFRKFDNYTEAIASSNDDYVQRTPKYEAIIDEEKGRGLLIIRDVKVDDGGKYACFVNSEEEEYDSGAAASGMGTLTVNCNLTVHVYNQTAMVGDRSTYIECRILPPGEEITGVMWYRNNQHGKFNGTVIASTTDVTKPGSKYYTELEDNGRCTLFINDVSKADDGKYVCKVMRAFQMKLFKGSATLTVKSNYGVKTML from the exons ATGAACCAGACGAGCAATATAGAAGGACTGGACTCATCTA attCTGATAAAAAGGATAGGAAGAAGACCTTTATCTTGATTTGGATATCTGTGTTCGTTGTAGTTATAATCATTGGAATGTCTTTGGGTTTCATGTTCAAAG GTGCAGCATTTAAGAAACAAATATTGCCGTTCAAACTATTTGTTGACGATGACTTCGAATTCAACGAAGGTGCTTCAGCAAACATTGTGTTGACCTATGAACCTATGAATGCCAAGATTGCCAGTATCTCGTGGTTCAAAATCAACAAAGAAGAGGACAAAACGGATCACATTGTCACATTTAATACAG GCCTTATCACAACAAATAAAGAAGCTAAACG aactCGTATGAAAGCCATTGGGTCAGGAAACGTTTACTCTGGACCAATGGATGGATCAAGCAATGATTTAGTCAGACCTTACTTCATTCTGGATAATAATTATGACGAAATCAAG GACAATAATCAAAGCACCAGTGCACATAAACAGCAGGGCTATGATTACATTCCATACGAAACA TCAGGTACATTGAAGAAATCTGATAATAAAG ATTTAAATCGATATGCTGTGGAATTTGGAGAGCCGGGTTCTTTCAAATTGACAATTGATGACTTGATCCCGTATGATGCTGGTCTCTACAAACTGACAGTTCTGATGAAAAATGACGAAACTCATGTAAAAAGCTTTATGCTCTCTGTCGAAC CGAAACTTGTGGCACATGTTCGCAATGTGCAGGTAGAAGAAGCATCTGAAAGTAGTTCAATCGTCTGTGAAATATTCCCCAAAACAAGCGCTATCAGGACCACCACTTGGTTTCGAAAATTCGACAATTATACAGAGGCTATTGCATCTAGCAACGATGACTACGTTCAAAGGACCCCCAAGTACGAGGCAATTATAGACGAAGAGAAAGGGAGGGGCTTACTTATCATCCGGGATGTTAAAGTTGATGACGGCGGGAAGTATGCTTGTTTTGTAAACAGTGAGGAGGAAGAGTACGACAGCGGTGCAGCAGCAAGTGGAATGGGGACTCTTACTGTTAact GTAACCTAACAGTTCATGTATATAATCAGACGGCAATGGTTGGGGACAGAAGTACCTATATTGAGTGCAGAATCCTACCACCGGGTGAGGAAATTACCGGAGTTATGTGGTACCGAAACAACCAGCATGGTAAATTTAACGGCACCGTCATAGCCTCGACAACTGACGTCACTAAACCAGGCAGCAAGTATTACACGGAGTTGGAAGATAATGGAAGATGTACTCTGTTCATTAATGACGTCAGCAAGGCAGATGATGGCAAGTACGTGTGTAAAGTTATGAGGGCGTTTCAGATGAAACTATTCAAAGGATCTGCCACGCTGACCGTCAAAAGCAATTATGGAGTGAAAACTATGCTGTAA
- the LOC140056710 gene encoding uncharacterized protein isoform X1, producing the protein MPGWYCTLTNKDRITDEFYQIVMASHGNETNKELTLYLNKDGCKTWCQFNTLGAVNVEESDLAYYSIKEGKEEAKGIVCVYSYGSETKEYTIGMQPISKKEFKLKREMCNAESIALLDDSSSQKVK; encoded by the exons ATGCCAG GGTGGTATTGTACGCTTACCAACAAAGACAGAATAACAGATGAGTTCTACCAAATAGTAATGGCAAGTCATGGAAATGAGACAAATAAGGAGCTTACACTTTATTTGAATAAAGATGGTTGTAAAACCTGGTGTCAGTTTAACACACTAGGTGCAGTGAATGTAGAAGAATCTGACCTAGCTTACTACAGTATAAAAGAAGGGAAAGAAGAAGCAAAAGGAATAGTGTGTGTTTACAGTTATGGTTCAGAAACAAAGGAGTATACTATTGGAATGCAGCCGATTTCTAAGAAAGAATTTAAGCTAAAAAGAGAAATGTGTAATGCAGAGAGCATAGCTTTACTTGATGATAGTAGTAGTCAAAAGGTTAAATAG
- the LOC140056710 gene encoding uncharacterized protein isoform X2 encodes MCFTQNNITKERNIIMMKTCDNGANWTEPEDVQFDLKGFPGVSRNLGDGTCLNSRLLIVAGVWSWTNVESIEKKVFLITSTNDDDTWNIVTTVQPPDDTLGGHTQAVEYAQS; translated from the exons ATGTGttttacacaaaataatatCACAAAAGAGAggaatataataatgatgaaaaccTGTGATAATGGTGCCAACTGGACAGAACCAGAAGATGTACAATTTGATTTGAAAGGCTTTCCAGGAGTTAGTCGGA ATCTTGGTGATGGTACATGCTTAAATTCAAGGCTTTTGATTGTTGCAGGAGTTTGGAGTTGGACAAATGTTGAGAGTATAGAAA AAAAAGTATTTCTGATAACAAGTACTAATGATGATGACACCTGGAATATTGTAACCACTGTTCAACCACCTGATGATACTTTAGGAGGACACACACAA GCTGTTGAGTATGCACAAAGTTAA
- the LOC140057560 gene encoding uncharacterized protein, whose translation MKTDPVSNTVYSVAGSTARINFCISKQIEEFSLYKFESDDWKKIADTNRFKFEYSKKNQTYFLTISNVDISDTGDYRCGFVKEEKDSVTYSSTSRLEVIEGSMVMNDCLVTQGDKAVLTCKYAIKEGVKAVNWYKKTADGMKVIFTSDTSQQKKVEQEKVPERCKVIYKYNETSLKFEKVSLTDAGEYMCGLKTRKDKITRKLKGIKKSAHLHVQCYLTAAFDSEPCSNFRRPAVVIINSHVLVFVEQNNSDVIMRRGRVNGKSLIEWEEKTKLILYENDTSFQNLVPLMTNEKMGKLILMCVRQDNNTKERKIIRMKSDDNGANWTGPEDVQLDLKGFPGVSLSLGDGACLNLGLLIVAGVWSWTNVERIEKSLVVITSTNNGDTWDIVTDVKPPAATLGEHTQVVEYADNRVYISCSLENSKQRFHVYSDKGFKSFDVRDEDAMLKLNPECQGGIVRLPTKTDDFYQIAIASHGNKTNDLTLHLSKDGCKTWSQFNTLGAVNAEESDLAYYSVKEGKKEAEGIVCVYSYGSETKGYNIGMQLISKQEIIIKKREIVQAESMASFDDYLK comes from the exons ATGAAGACAG atccagtttcaaatactgtatactCTGTTGCAGGAAGCACTGCTAggattaatttttgtatttcaaaacaAATTGAGGAATTTAGCTTATATAAATTTGAATCTGACGATTGGAAGAAAATTGCTGACACCAACAGATTTAAGTTTGAATATAGTAAGAAAAATCAGACATATTTTCTTACAATTTCAAACGTTGACATTTCTGATACTGGTGACTACCGTTGCGGATTTGTGAAAGAAGAAAAAGATAGTGTAACTTATTCATCAACAAGCAGGTTGGAAGTTATTGAAGGCT ccATGGTAATGAATGATTGTCTTGTGACACAAGGAGATAAAGCAGTTTTAACTTGCAAGTATGCAATTAAAGAAGGAGTGAAAGCTGTCAATTGGTATAAGAAGACTGCTGATGGGATGAAAGTGATATTTACTTCTGATACATCTCAACAGAAGAAGGTAGAACAAGAAAAAGTACCTGAAAGATGTAAAGTAATTTATAAGTATAATGAAACAAGCTTAAAGTTTGAGAAAGTGTCATTGACTGATGCTGGAGAGTACATGTGTGGACTTAAGACAAGAAAAGATAAAATCACAAGAAAATTAAAAGGAATAAAAAAATCAGCACACTTGCATGTACAAT gtTATTTAACTGCAGCATTTGATAGTGAACCCTGTAGCAATTTCAG ACGTCCTGCAGTAGTCATTATAAATTCTCATGTTCTTGTCTTTGTTGAGCAAAATAACTCagatgtaataatgagaagagGAAGAGTGAATGGAAAGAGTTTGATTGAATgggaagaaaaaacaaaattgattttatatgAAAATGATACAAG TTTTCAGAATCTAGTACCACTTATGACAAATGAAAAAATGGGAAAATTGATTCTAATGTGTGTTAGACAAGATAACAACACAAAAGAGAGGAAGATAATAAGGATGAAATCTGATGATAATGGTGCCAACTGGACAGGACCAGAAGATGTACAACTTGATTTGAAAGGCTTTCCAGGAGTTAGTCTGA gtCTTGGTGATGGTGCATGCTTAAATTTAGGGCTTTTAATTGTTGCAGGAGTTTGGAGTTGGACAAATGTTGAGCGTATAGAAa AAAGCCTAGTTGTGATAACAAGTACTAATAATGGTGACACCTGGGATATTGTAACTGATGTTAAACCACCAGCAGCTACTTTAGGAGAACACACACAA GTTGTTGAATATGCAGATAACAGAGTTTACATCAGCTGTTCATTAGAGAATTCTAAGCAGCGTTTCCATGTATACAGTGATAAAGGATTTAAATCATTTGATGTCAGGGATGAGGATGCCATGTTAAAGCTAAATCCAGAATGCCAG GGTGGTATCGTACGTTTACCAacaaaaacagatgatttctaCCAAATAGCAATAGCAAGTCatggaaataaaacaaatgatcTTACACTTCACCTAAGTAAAGATGGTTGTAAAACCTGGTCTCAGTTTAATACACTAGGTGCAGTGAATGCAGAAGAATCTGACCTAGCTTACTACAGTGTAAAAGAAGGGAAAAAAGAAGCAGAAGGAATAGTGTGTGTTTACAGTTATGGTTCAGAAACAAAGGGGTATAATATTGGAATGCAGTTAATTTCCAAACaagaaattataataaaaaagagAGAAATTGTTCAAGCAGAGAGCATGGCTTCATTTGATGATTATTTAAAGTAA